In Caloenas nicobarica isolate bCalNic1 chromosome 5, bCalNic1.hap1, whole genome shotgun sequence, a single genomic region encodes these proteins:
- the RPS29 gene encoding small ribosomal subunit protein uS14: MGHQQLYWSHPRKFGQGSRSCRVCSNRHGLIRKYGLNMCRQCFRQYAKDIGFIKLD, from the exons ATGGGGCACCAGCAGCTCTACTGGAGCCACCCCAGGAAGTTCGGCCAGGGCTCCCGCTCCTG CCGCGTGTGCTCCAACCGCCACGGCCTCATCCGCAAATACGGGCTGAACATGTGCCGGCAGTGCTTCCGCCAGTACGCCAAGGACATCGGCTTCATCAAG CTGGACTGA